In Amaranthus tricolor cultivar Red isolate AtriRed21 chromosome 3, ASM2621246v1, whole genome shotgun sequence, a single window of DNA contains:
- the LOC130807821 gene encoding mediator of RNA polymerase II transcription subunit 32-like translates to MHNPRIPCPASCTQPLQGYLSRLHKIVESVKKRIGSECLVDEATGSVAGKPGQPVASLPPISAVRLVQMSKAVRWLVIELPQGSGNNGGSSHLNPSTPFDARFSEDTTQ, encoded by the coding sequence ATGCACAATCCTCGAATTCCTTGTCCTGCATCATGTACTCAACCACTTCAAGGTTACCTGTCAAGGCTGCATAAGATAGTGGAGTCTGTGAAGAAGAGAATAGGGTCAGAGTGCTTGGTGGATGAGGCCACTGGTTCAGTGGCTGGAAAGCCTGGCCAGCCTGTTGCTAGTCTTCCTCCCATAAGTGCTGTTAGGCTAGTACAAATGAGTAAAGCAGTGAGATGGCTTGTGATTGAATTGCCGCAAGGTTCTGGAAACAACGGTGGATCTTCACACCTAAACCCTTCTACTCCGTTTGACGCTAGGTTCTCTGAGGATACTACTCAATAG